A single region of the Alosa alosa isolate M-15738 ecotype Scorff River chromosome 6, AALO_Geno_1.1, whole genome shotgun sequence genome encodes:
- the lpar2a gene encoding lysophosphatidic acid receptor 2a — MQHCENYDKPVQFFYNYSGKYITDDWSTRDYVVLGVGLTVCVIVILSNILVITAIIINRNFHFPIYYLLGNMAAADLFAGVSYVNLLFHTGPYTIGLSKHQWFVRGALVDMSLMASVANLLAVAVERHQTIFTMQLHSNMSNRRVGLLILGIWAVAVFMGLVPFMGWDCICDLDACSITAPLYKRSFLAFWAMLNLIMFSIMVAMYARIFVYVHRRCRSRPALDVDQLNYETVVNLMKTVAIVLGAFVICWTPGLVILLLDGLNCKVCQVLKYEKYCLALAECNSLVNPIIYSYRDEDMRKTFKQILCFLCRTEGDQQGELSPVEFKKKDGSKRSSLRLPLFSASSTG; from the exons ATGCAACACTGTGAGAACTATGACAAACCAGTTCAATTCTTCTACAATTACAGCGGGAAGTACATCACAGACGATTGGTCCACAAGAGACTATGTGGTGCTCGGTGTTGGGCTCACAGTCTGTGTCATTGTCATACTATCCAACATATTAGTCATCACTGCCATCATAATTAACCGCAATTTCCACTTTCCCATTTATTACCTACTGGGCAACATGGCGGCAGCGGACCTGTTTGCGGGGGTGTCCTATGTCAACCTACTCTTCCACACGGGGCCGTACACCATTGGTCTCTCCAAGCACCAGTGGTTCGTCCGTGGGGCCCTGGTGGACATGAGCCTGATGGCCTCAGTGGCCAACCTCCTGGCGGTGGCTGTGGAGCGGCACCAGACCATCTTCACCATGCAGCTCCACAGCAACATGTCCAACCGGCGCGTGGGGCTGTTGATCCTGGGTATCTGGGCGGTGGCTGTGTTCATGGGCCTGGTGCCTTTCATGGGCTGGGACTGCATATGCGACCTGGACGCCTGCTCCATCACAGCGCCCCTGTACAAACGCAGCTTCCTGGCGTTCTGGGCCATGCTGAACCTCATCATGTTCTCCATCATGGTGGCCATGTACGCGCGCATCTTCGTCTACGTGCACCGTCGCTGCCGCAGCAGGCCAGCCCTGGATGTTGACCAGCTGAATTACGAGACCGTCGTAAACCTGATGAAGACTGTGGCCATAGTTCTGG GTGCTTTTGTCATCTGCTGGACCCCAGGCCTTGTGATTCTCCTTCTGGACGGGTTAAACTGCAAGGTTTGCCAGGTTCTGAAGTATGAGAAGTACTGTCTGGCCCTGGCTGAGTGCAACTCGCTGGTGAATCCCATCATATACTCGTACCGGGATGAGGACATGAGAAAGACATTCAAGCAGATTCTGTGCTTCCTGTGCAGGACTGAGGGTGaccagcagggggagctatCCCCTGTTGAGTTCAAGAAGAAAGACGGTTCCAAACGCAGCTCTTTAAGACTCCCTCTGTTCTCAGCAAGCAGCACCGGATAA